The Treponema succinifaciens DSM 2489 region AATAGTAATTTGCTTTGAATGCATGACTATATTTTATCTCTGTTTCATTTGTATTTGAATTTATTGCCTTTGCATAGATATAGTTATTGTCTGGATTATTTCTGCCTATACACAAAAATGTAGAACCTTTTGGATAATAGATCCTATATTCGAGGTGCTGGGAATTTCCTCCATATCCAATTCCTGAGCCTAGCCACTGACCTCTGTTTGTGTATCCCTGTGTGATTTGATAATGAAATCCAAAACTGTAACCACCGACAAGCTGGTAGTTCTGCGACATTTCTGTATTGTTCCATTCAAAGACAAGCTCGCTGTATATTTTTTTCTCTTCTGAAATTGTAATTGATTTTTTTGCACCTACAGTGTATGTCATTGTATGAGTAAGATAACGCTGATAGCCTTTAAATCCACCTCCTGGCGCATAATCGTCAGTTCCGATTTCTCCATATATTTCAAATCCTACAGAAGGAAACAAATAATCTGCTGTAAAAGAAAATTTCTGATCTTCACCAGCACCTTGTTCTCCTATATGGGTATTGTTCCCCACTGGTATTACATATTTAAGGTTTTCTTTTGAGGATTTTACAAGACAAGTTCTGTTTAGCCCGACAGTAAATCCAGGTAAAAAAGAAGGAGCATAACTGAATGTAAATCCATGAATCAAGTTATGGTCATTGCTAGAATCATTGTCAAAATATTTTGATTCTGTGAGATAGCCTGTCCAAATTCTTCCTTCGACATAGCCAATATTCCAATCAATATGCGGTATATAGATTTCTGTTTTTCTTAGACCTACATCAAATTTTGGATAAGTTGCGGCATTATTGGAATGAAGCATTGGATTTAAAAATGCAGGTCCTAGCCAAATTGCCTGTGTTCCAAATCCTGCCGTAAGTTTTTTCCATGAATAGCGGAGTTCTGTGTCGCCCCAGTCAAATGTCCAGAATGAAGAGTCTCCAAATCTTTGAGGTGCATCAACACCAATGTTGTTTCCGTAGCCCCAGGTGTATGCGTACTTATTTGTATAATATGCGCTATTGTCGACTAACTTAAATTCCCTGTTCTGGCTCCAGCTCACCTGCGGCTTAAAAGTTGCCTCAAATCCGAACGCTTCAAGTCTTGCGCCGGCTGTAAGGCTTGTGTTGTAGCCTTTTCCTTGCCAGAGCGCGCCGTCGTTTTGGCCGTAAGGGGCTTTTGTGTTGTATGAATTGAACCATTCCGGGTCGTAGAGCTTGAGTTTTACGCTGCGGTCGATTCCTGCTGTAAACCAGTTTGTTTCTGTTGAGTCAGATTCGTATAAAGTGCGTTTTGTTCCGAGATTGTTGTCTTTCCAAAGATGTTTTTCGTCCGTAACCTGCCATTCACTGTCGCTGAGTGTGCGGTAGTTTAGTGTAGGGCGTTCTGCAGCCCCTGTAAGGCTTAAAAAGTCGTAGTATTCTTCTTCTGTTGATTTTAAGGTTTCCTGGGCGAAAATGGATGAAAAAACAGAAAGCACAATTGGCATTATAAAGTTGATTTTTTTCATGTGCATATTATAGCTTTTTTGGACTGATAGAATCAACTGTAAATTTTCTTACAAACTTAAAAAATTGAAGTTTTTCTATTGACATAATTTATTCAGCTTGATATAGTATTATCACGCTTTGCAAAAAGCAATGCGGGGATGGTGGAATTGGTAGACACGCCAGCTTGAGGTGCTGGTGGCGCAAGCTGTGCCTGTTCAAGTCAGGTTCTCCGCACTTAAGGGCTGCTAAATTGCAGTCCTTTTTTTTTATGCCTTTATAGAAAAAAACTAGACAATTTTAATAAAAGTTTATAATATACTTATGTTAGGTAATTTTACTAAATTAAGGAGGATGTTATGTTTAAGCCAATTTTTTCAAACATTCTTGTTCTTCGTGGAAAATCAGGAAAGAAAGTTTTTGATTTTATAAAAAAAGCAAGACCTGTAACAACTCCTATTATGACCTCTTTAGAAAAAGAAAATTTTGAGAGAGAGTTTTCAAAGTTTCTTTCTTCTTGTAAAAAATGAAAGAATTAGTTTTAAATACTGATAAATTTCTCCTAGAGTCTATTCAAGAAAAGAAAAATGCGAATCTTTTAAATAGTTTTAGAGCATCGCATGAGCAGATAAAAATTACAAAGCATTTCAAAAAGCTGGCAAAGAAAGAAGAA contains the following coding sequences:
- a CDS encoding capsule assembly Wzi family protein is translated as MKKINFIMPIVLSVFSSIFAQETLKSTEEEYYDFLSLTGAAERPTLNYRTLSDSEWQVTDEKHLWKDNNLGTKRTLYESDSTETNWFTAGIDRSVKLKLYDPEWFNSYNTKAPYGQNDGALWQGKGYNTSLTAGARLEAFGFEATFKPQVSWSQNREFKLVDNSAYYTNKYAYTWGYGNNIGVDAPQRFGDSSFWTFDWGDTELRYSWKKLTAGFGTQAIWLGPAFLNPMLHSNNAATYPKFDVGLRKTEIYIPHIDWNIGYVEGRIWTGYLTESKYFDNDSSNDHNLIHGFTFSYAPSFLPGFTVGLNRTCLVKSSKENLKYVIPVGNNTHIGEQGAGEDQKFSFTADYLFPSVGFEIYGEIGTDDYAPGGGFKGYQRYLTHTMTYTVGAKKSITISEEKKIYSELVFEWNNTEMSQNYQLVGGYSFGFHYQITQGYTNRGQWLGSGIGYGGNSQHLEYRIYYPKGSTFLCIGRNNPDNNYIYAKAINSNTNETEIKYSHAFKANYYFGATTTYFITKSLSATAGAAFDLIINPLYNIRNEDKETVGNDQINNWHFELALKYRL